TATATCCATTAAATCCATACGATAATAATTAAATCCCCAAAGTATATAAAAAAGAATATATACAGTTGCTAATGCCCTAACAATCCAATGTAAGATTTTGAATATATTATTAACTAAAAGTATTGGCTTGAAAATGAATAATATAATAGATACAAAAAAGCCTATAACTAATGCTATTAAGGATAGTTCTCCTAAGGAAAAAGGGATTATTCTATTTATTAAGCCAATACTTTTAGCCATAGAGGGGTATATTGTTGAGGAATAGTATTTTTCAACAAAAAGAGGTGTACGAGAAAATATAATCAATAAAATCCTAATAAAAAGAGCAAGTCCCAAAAATGATAATGTAATTGGCCACATACCATTTTGGGATTTTGACTTGCTTCTTGAGATGATTAAACCGTTGAAAGTCTCCATTATACAGCCCCCTTTTATTTATTATATAACAGAAAATTCTTAAGAGTGTTACAATTGTGTTAATATTACATTAAAAAACACATATCATCTAAGAAGTAGCACGTGGGACAAAACCCTCTGTGAATTCTGGTTTATAATTTAGTCTGACTGTTACTTCTTAATTCAACTGACTTTAATAAGATAATATACTATTAAATGAAGTGGATAAGCTATATAAAAAAGATATTGCAACACTTTGTTTTTAGGTCCCAACTCCCCATTATAGAAATACAAGAAAGGTAATGCCAGTAGTGCGAAATGTTGATTGAATGAAAGTGTTAAAAGATTAGTAATAAACAATATTAAAGCAACCCTAGTTAATCTAATTGCATTAGGATGATTTCTAGTATAATGAAAAGCAAGAATATAGATTATTCCTATAAAACTATAATCAACACCTAGAATGATTGCTGTGATTCCAGCAAGGGAGTAAACATATCCTTCTTTTATTCTATATTTTTCAGGATTATCAAGTACATACATGGTCCCTAAACCAATTAATAGGGTAAAGAAAATGTTTTGGTGAGTAAGTCCAATTTCTCCATAGAAGGCTAAATCAAAAGCAATTTCTGATATAAGTGCAAATATAAATAATCTCTTAGCATATTTTTTTATATCTTTA
The DNA window shown above is from Tissierella sp. Yu-01 and carries:
- a CDS encoding TraX family protein is translated as MSVFALKIIALLTMMVDHYGAIFHKGVDIYRIIGRIAFPIYCFLLVEGYFHTKDIKKYAKRLFIFALISEIAFDLAFYGEIGLTHQNIFFTLLIGLGTMYVLDNPEKYRIKEGYVYSLAGITAIILGVDYSFIGIIYILAFHYTRNHPNAIRLTRVALILFITNLLTLSFNQHFALLALPFLYFYNGELGPKNKVLQYLFYIAYPLHLIVYYLIKVS